One Hydrogenobaculum sp. 3684 genomic window, ACATCGCATACGTTTTCGCTTTCTTCTTCTAAACATTTTTCGCAAGGAAGACCTTTTGCGAGTCTATAAGAGGATATATCGCCTCCACAGTTTGGGCATAGGTTTTTAAATATAGCCTCTATCATCTATATTTCTATCTGAGCTATAAAGTCTAAGTTTCTTCCAAAGCCGTTGTAATCAAGGCCGTATCCTACCACAAACTTATCTTCTATTTCAAAGCCTACGTAATCTGCCTTTACATCTACTTCTCTTTTGGAAGGTTTATCAAGAAGCACGCATATTTTGAGGCTTTTGGGATGTTTTGATAAGATTAGCTCTTTTACCTTGCTTAACGTTTTACCAGTGTCCAATATATCGTCTACTAAGACTACATCTTTGTCTTTTATATCCAAACTAATATCGCACAATATGTTAAGATTTGAGGATTTATCTCCTACGTATGAGCTTACTTTCATAAAATCAACAAACACATTTTTTTGTATATGTCTTGATAAATCACTTACAAACATAAATGCGCCGTTTAAAAGCCCCACTATATAAACCTCTTCGTAGTCTTTTTCTATAGCCTTTGATAGTTCTATAACCCTTTTTTGTAAATCAAAGCTGTTTATAATAGGTCTTACTCTCATCTTTTAACTATTCTCCAATATTTACATTTTACCATAATTTGTGATATAATATAAGACTACATTTTTTGGAGCTTTTAAAAGCTACAAAACTTGAAATTTTTTTTAAAAAATGTTATAATGTAATATTTAGTAGGTAGGAGAGATAGCCAAGCGGCCAACGGCAAGGGACTGTAAATCCCTCGGGCTTCGCCCTTCGCAGGTTCGAATCCTGCTCTCTCCACCATTTTAGCGGATGTAGCTCAATGGTAGAGCAGCTGCCTTCCAAGCAGCAGGCTGCGGGTTCGAGTCCCGTCGTCCGCTTTTGTTTTTAGTTTTGTTTTTAGCCCTGGTAGCTCAGTCGGTAGAGCACACCCTTGGTAAGGGTGAGGTCGCCGGTTCAAGTCCGGTCTAGGGCTTTTAAAAATTTTTTTGGGGGTTTAGCGTTTTATGGCAAAGGAAAAGTTTGTTAGAGAGAAAGAGCACATTAACGTAGGTACCATAGGTCACGTTGACCATGGTAAATCTACCTTAACATCTGCTATAACCTGTGTGTTAGCTGCTGGTGTATTACCAGGTGGTAAGGCAAAATGCTACCGTTATGAAGAAATAGACAAAGCACCTGAAGAGAAAGAAAGAGGTATTACCATCAACATAACTCACGTTGAATACGAAACACCAAAAAGGCACTACGCTCACGTTGACTGTCCTGGACACGCAGACTACATAAAGAACATGATTACAGGTGCCGCTCAAATGGATGGTGCAATACTTGTTGTATCAGCAGCAGATGGTCCAATGCCCCAAACCAGAGAACACGTTTTGTTAGCAAGACAAGTTAACGTTCCTTACATAGTGGTATTTATGAACAAATGTGACATGGTAGATGACCCAGAGCTATTAGATCTAGTAGAGTTAGAAGTAAGAGACCTACTAAACAAGTACGAATTTCCAGGTGATGATGTGCCAATTATAAGAGGTTCTGCTTTAGGAGCCCTTGAAGAACTAGACAAAGGCAAACCAGACAAATGGTGCAATGCAATAGTAGATCTCATGAAAGCCCTAGATGAATACATACCATCTCCTCAAAGAGAAATCGATAAACCATTCCTAATGCCAATAGAAGACGTCTTTACCATCTCTGGTAGAGGTACCGTTGTAACAGGTAGAGTGGAAAGAGGTGTACTAAAACCAGGTGAAGAAGTAGAAATAGTAGGTCTAAAAGAAGAATCCCTAAAAACCACAGCCACATCTATAGAAATGTTTAGAAAAATCCTCGATGAAGCATTGCCAGGTGACAACGTAGGTGTGCTGTTAAGAGGTGTAGGCAAAGACCAAGTAGAAAGAGGTCAAGTATTAGCAAAACCAGGTTCTATAACCCCACACAAAAGATTTAAAGCTCAAGTATACGTACTCTCTAAAGAAGAAGGTGGTAGACACACTCCATTCTTCCTAAACTACAGACCACAATTCTACATAAGAACCGCTGACGTAACAGGTACAGTGGTAAAACTTCCAGAAGGTCAAGAAATGGTAATGCCCGGTGATAACGTAGAGCTTGAAGTAGAGCTAATACATCCAGTGGCTATGGAAGAAGGTCTTAGATTTGCCATAAGAGAAGGTGGTAGAACAGTAGGTGCTGGTGTTGTCACCAAGATTATAGAGTGAGGAAGAAAGTATGAGAGAAATTATTACGTTGGCCTGTACTGAATGCAAGAGGAGAAATTACTCTATTACTAAAAACAGGCAAAAACATCCCCAAAGGGTTGAAATAAGGAAGCATTGTCCTTGGTGTAACAAGCACGTAGTTCATAGAGAGGTAAAATAGGGGCACTAGCTCAATTGGCAGAGCGCGGGACTCCAAATTCCGCGGTTGGGGGTTCGACTCCTCCGTGCCCCGCTCTTACGATGAGTTTTGGGATTTTAGATGGATAAAATTTTAAGCTTTTTAAAAGAAGTAAGGCAAGAGTTACGTAAGGTATCTTGGCCTGATAAAAAACTCGTCATAAGGGCGACGGTTAGTGTTATAATATTTTCTTTATTTTTTGGAATTTATTTATGGATTGTGGATTTGAGCTTTACGAAGATTTTATCGTTTATATTTGGTATTTGGGGTGGTAGTTTATGACTGATATGAAGTGGTATGCTCTGCAGGTTGAAGCTGGAAAGGAGACCACCGCTAAAGAATCTCTTATGAAGGTTATAGAACTTGATAAGATAAACGATTTAGTAGAAGATATAGTGCTGCCTGCAGAGGAAAAGGTAGTTATAAAAGCCCTAGGGAAAGAGAAATATAGATTATCTTTAAGAGGGAACAACAGAGATATAAGTGTTTTAGGTAAGAAATGTGTAACTGTATTTAGAATAGAAGAAGGCACTGTAAAGGTTGTGCCCTCAGAAGATGGGGAAGAATGCAACCAAGATTGTATAAGGGCTGGAGAAATATCTAAACCAGGGCAAAAAATTACTTGCAAGGAAAATAAAACCGAAGCAAAGATAGTCTTGGACAATAAAATGTTTCCAGGTTATATATTGTTAAAAGCCCATATGGACGATAGGCTTTTAAGAGCAATAGAAAAAGCACCGCATGTTTACAAGCCAGTTTTGGTGGGTGGTAAGATAGCTCCTTTGAAAGAGGAAGAAGTAAATAAAATATTGGCACATGCTCAGAGAGGATTCAAAACCAAGAAGGCTGTATTTGAAAAAGGTGAGCAAGTGAGAATTATAGAAGGTCCTTTTATGAGTTTTACCGGTACTATAGAGGAAGTAAACTTAGAAAGGGAAAAATTAAATGTGCTTATTAGCATATTTGGAAGGTTAACACCTGTGGAGCTTGATTTTTCACAGGTAGAAAAGATATAAGGAGTAGCGTATGGCGAAAAAGTTAACAGCTACAGTTGAATTGATGCTTCCAGCGGGGCAAGCTACACCGGCTCCTCCTGTTGGACCTGCTTTAGGTCAGCATGGTATAAATATAATGGAATTTGTGAAGCAGTTTAATGCTGCTTCAAAAGACATGGAACCTGGTACTGTTGTACCGGTTGTGATTAGTATATATGCTGATAGAAGCTTTACGTTTATAATGAAAACACCGCCTACTTCTTTCTTGCTGAAGAAGGCGGCAAAGGTCCAAAAGGGTTCATCTGATCCAAAACGTCAAAAGGTTGGCAAGATTACCTTAAATCAGTTAAAAGAGATAGCTCAATTAAAAGCTAAAGATATGAACACTCAAGATCTAGATGCTGTTATGAGAACGATAGCCGGTACTGCCAGAAGCATGGGTATAGAAATAGAAGGTTATAAGGGGTAAGCGCTATGAGAAGAGGAAAGAAGTATATAGAGGCTTCTAAGATTGTAATGCCAGGTAAAACTTACACTTTGCCTGAAGCGGTAGATATTCTCAAAAAAATGGAGGATATCTTAAAACGCAAGTTTGATGAGACTGTCGAGCTCGCTATGAAGTTGGGCGTAGATCCTAAATATGCGGACCAAATGGTTAGAGGATCTTTAGTATTGCCTGCTGGTCTTGGAAGAGAGCTCAAAGTGTTGGTTTTAGCCGAAGGCGATGCTATAAAAGAAGCTCAAAATGCCGGAGCTGATTATGCTGGCGGTGAGGATATAATAAATAAAATCCTCAAAGAGTCTTGGGTAGATTTTGATGTAGTGATAGCTACACCAGAGATAATGCCAAAGGTTGGTAAGCTTGGTAAGGTACTTGGGCCAAGAGGTTTAATGCCAAACCCTAAAACCGGAACCGTGACACCTAACGTAAAAGCAGCTGTAGAGGAAGCTAAAAAGGGTAGAGTAGAATTCAAAGTAGATAAAACCGGTAATATTCATATGCCTATAGGTAAGATAAGCTTTAAACCAGAGGATATTATGAAAAACGCTTATGCGGCTATAGACGCTGTGGTAAGAGCTAAACCTCCAGGCGCCAAGGGCCAATATGTGAAGAACATAGCAATATCTCTAACAATGAGCCCTTCTGTTGAACTTGATATACAAACGACGCTAAAACAATTGCAAGAAGCTGTAGCTTAAGTGAGGTGAAGTTATGAACAAAGAGACGCTTCAGAAGAAGATAGAAACGGTAGAAGGCTATAAGAAAAAGCTTGCCAAGAGCAATTTTGTATTGTTTTTCAACTTCAATGGATTGCCTGCGGATGTGGCTACTTCTTTAAGAAGAGAGCTTAAATCTGCAGATTCTGAGATGTTGGTGGGTAGGACTACGCTATTTTTTAGGGCTTTTGAGAATACGATAATGCATGATCACAGAGAAGTCTTTGTGGGACCAACGGCTGTTGTCTTTTCATACAAAGACCCGGCTAAAACTGCCAAGATTGTTTTTGATACATGTAAAAGCATCGATAAAGATGACCCACTAAGATTTATAAAGGCTGGTATGTTAGGTAACAAATATCTTACACCTAAAGATGTTGAAGCTCTTGCCAATTTACCAAGCATGGAAGTGCTTGTATCTAAGCTTATGGGTGTATTGCAGGCCCCTGTGGTTGGCTTTATAATGGCTTTAAAAGCCGTTCCCCAAAAGCTTGTGCTTACTTTAAAAGCTATAGAAACTAAGAATTCTTAAAAAATTTATTTTGGAGGTTTGTAAAGATGGCTACACTTACAATCGATGAAATCGTGGACGCTATAAGCGGCATGACAGTATTGGAAGTTGCAGAGCTTGTAAAAAAGCTCGAAGAAAAATTTGGTGTTTCAGCGGCCGCTATGGTAGCAGCAGCACCAGCAGCCGGAGGAGCTGCAGCAGCACCAGCAGCTGAGGAAAAGACCGAGTTTGACGTGATATTACAAGATGCTGGCGCTAATAAGCTCAACGTTATAAAGGTTGTTAGAGAGCTAACAGGCTTAGGACTCAAAGAAGCTAAGGACTTGGTGGACGGAGCTCCAAAACCAATTAAGCAAGGTGTATCTAAAGAAGAAGCAGAAAACATCAAGAAAAAGCTAGAAGAAGCTGGTGCTAAAGTAGAAGTAAAATAAAGCTTTGGCAACTTTAAGGGTTTTGTTAAAAGAAAGTGGTGCACCCCAGAGGAGGGGTGCATTTTGTTTTTTTTAATATGTTTAAAAATTTTTATAAGGTGGTGAAGTTATGCTTAAATTAAAGCATGCTATACCAAGAAAATTTTTTGGTAGACGTAGTGAGCTTTTAGATTTACCATTTTTAGTTAAGGTCCCCACAGAATCCTTTGAAAACTTCATTCAATTCAATGTGCCACCAACCAAAAGGAAAGAGCAGGGTCTTGAATATATACTAAGAACTTCGTTTCCATTTCAAGATACCAACAAAAATATTACGGTGGAATATATAGGGTATGAGATTGGAAATTGGGAATGCAACAAGTGTGGCTATAAACCAGAGACGGATTTTTTAGCTGGTGCTGATACAGAATGTCCAAAATGCAAAACAATACTTTCTTATAAAGAAAAATATACACCAGAAGAATGTAAAGAAAAAGGAATAACCTACAGTGCCCCCCTAAGGATAATGTTAAGACTTAGAAAAAAGACAAAATCAGGGGAGTTTGTAGACACACCAAAGAAAATATACTTTGGTGAAATGCCAATGATGACACCTATAGGCACTTTTGTCATAAATGGAAGCGAAAGAGTTGTTGTCAATCAACTTATAAGATCTCCTGGTATATTCTATTCTGATAAGGAAGATAGGCAAAAAGAAGGCACTGTATCAAGAACAATCTTTACAGCTAGCATACATCCAGATAAAGGCTCCCGAATAGAGTTTGAATTGTCCACCAATTCAGATATAATATCTGCAAGGATAGATAAAAAGCGTATAAGCGCTATCTCAATATTGAGGGCTTTCGGTTTAGAAACCGCCTACGATATATTGTCTCAATTTTATGAAGATGTTAAGGCTTTTAACGTAAAAGATGGTCTTATAATTGATAAAAACACCGGAGAAGTATACAAGCCAGAGGATTTAGAATCTCACTATCTTTTTGCAGTTTTAAGATATACCGCCAAGATAGAAGGCACTGAGAAAGAAGAGGAGTTTATAGAAGAAAGGTATATTGAAGATTTGAATGTACTAAATAGGTTGATAAAAGATGAAAGGGTAAAGATAGAGCTATTGACTGCAGTACAATCAGAGAAAACCACCAAAAGCTTTTATGGAAAGATAATTCTTGAAACTCTCATAAACGATACGAAAGCAAAGGATCAGCATGGCAAGAGCTTGGTAAGAACCAATTCTCAATTTACTTTAAGAGACATAGGTTTAAGAGATATATACGTAAAGCTTAGATCTATGGAAGGTCTTGTTCAGGAAATGGCTGATATCATACAGCGTTCTAGAGCCTACTTTGAAGCTTACTTCCAGGATATTGCAAGGTTTGATCTGTCTAAAGTAGGTAGAGTTAAAATAAACGCCAAAATCTATATACACAAAAGAGAGCTTACAGAAAAAGACTTGGAAATTTTTGATGAGCTTCCGGTTTTAGAGTTGGCTAAAGATTATGATAACTATAAAGAAGGTACTATCCTAACAAAGGATATTTTTGAGGATATCTTAAAATCTCATAAAACTGTAGAGGTAAGAGATTATACTGGCTTAGAAGCAAGATTTTTAAATTATAAAGATTTGGTAAATGCAATTAAATATTTGTTAAAGGTAAGGTTTGGTAAGGAAAAGAAAGACGATATTGCCCACCTTGGCAACAGAAGAGTAAGACCAATAGGTGAACTCTTGGAAAACCAAGCTCGTATCGGTATAGCCAGGATGTTGAAATCCTTTAGGGATAAAGTTGCTACGATAAATCCAGAAGATCCTACAATAAAAGCTCAAGACTTGGTAAACTCTAGGTATCTTGTATCTTCTATGTTTGAATTTTTAAAAGGTGGTCAGCTTTCTCAATATCTTGATAATACCAATCCTTTATCTTCGTTAACACACAGAAGAAGATTGTCTGCTTTGGGTCCTGGTGGTTTAACCAGAGAGAGCGCTAAATTTGAAATAAGAGACGTTCATCCTTCTCACTACGGTAGGCTTTGTCCTATAGAAACTCCAGAAGGCCAGAACATAGGTCTTGTGACTTCTATGACCACTTACGCTCAAACCAACGAGTATGGATTCTTGGTAACTCCTTATAGGAAAGTTGTGAACGGTGTTGTAACAGATCAAATAGAGTTTTTAGCCGCTTACGAAGAAGAAAACTTTGTAATAGCACAAAGTACCCCTACAGACCAAAAAGGTAAAATACTGGGCGATAGGGTAATAGCCAGATATAAAAACGATATACAGATTGTTAAACCATCTGACGTAAACTATATAGACGTATCTCCAAGACAAATAATATCGGTATCAGCTTCTCTTATTCCGTTTCTAGAACATGACGATGCGAATAGAGCTTTGATGGGTTCCAACATGCAAAGACAGGCAGTACCTCTCATATTTACACAAGCTCCTTTGATAGGTACAGGAATGGAATCAAGAGTGGCTATAGATAGTGGTGCTGTCATTTTAGCCAAAAGAGGAGGCGTGGTAGAAGAGGTAGATTCAAATCGTATTGTTATAAGGGTAAATCCTGATGAAATAAACGAAAAAGACCCTCTTGATATGGGTATTGATGTTTATAAGCTTTTAAAATTTGTAAAAACAAACCAAAACACATCTATAAACCAAAGACCAATAGTGCATAAAGGCCAAAAGGTAAAAAAGGGCGATTGTATAGCAGACGGTCAATCTACCTTTATGGGTGAATTGGCTCTTGGAAAAGATTT contains:
- the nusG gene encoding transcription termination/antitermination protein NusG — translated: MTDMKWYALQVEAGKETTAKESLMKVIELDKINDLVEDIVLPAEEKVVIKALGKEKYRLSLRGNNRDISVLGKKCVTVFRIEEGTVKVVPSEDGEECNQDCIRAGEISKPGQKITCKENKTEAKIVLDNKMFPGYILLKAHMDDRLLRAIEKAPHVYKPVLVGGKIAPLKEEEVNKILAHAQRGFKTKKAVFEKGEQVRIIEGPFMSFTGTIEEVNLEREKLNVLISIFGRLTPVELDFSQVEKI
- the secE gene encoding preprotein translocase subunit SecE; the protein is MDKILSFLKEVRQELRKVSWPDKKLVIRATVSVIIFSLFFGIYLWIVDLSFTKILSFIFGIWGGSL
- the hpt gene encoding hypoxanthine phosphoribosyltransferase produces the protein MRVRPIINSFDLQKRVIELSKAIEKDYEEVYIVGLLNGAFMFVSDLSRHIQKNVFVDFMKVSSYVGDKSSNLNILCDISLDIKDKDVVLVDDILDTGKTLSKVKELILSKHPKSLKICVLLDKPSKREVDVKADYVGFEIEDKFVVGYGLDYNGFGRNLDFIAQIEI
- a CDS encoding DNA-directed RNA polymerase subunit beta — its product is MLKLKHAIPRKFFGRRSELLDLPFLVKVPTESFENFIQFNVPPTKRKEQGLEYILRTSFPFQDTNKNITVEYIGYEIGNWECNKCGYKPETDFLAGADTECPKCKTILSYKEKYTPEECKEKGITYSAPLRIMLRLRKKTKSGEFVDTPKKIYFGEMPMMTPIGTFVINGSERVVVNQLIRSPGIFYSDKEDRQKEGTVSRTIFTASIHPDKGSRIEFELSTNSDIISARIDKKRISAISILRAFGLETAYDILSQFYEDVKAFNVKDGLIIDKNTGEVYKPEDLESHYLFAVLRYTAKIEGTEKEEEFIEERYIEDLNVLNRLIKDERVKIELLTAVQSEKTTKSFYGKIILETLINDTKAKDQHGKSLVRTNSQFTLRDIGLRDIYVKLRSMEGLVQEMADIIQRSRAYFEAYFQDIARFDLSKVGRVKINAKIYIHKRELTEKDLEIFDELPVLELAKDYDNYKEGTILTKDIFEDILKSHKTVEVRDYTGLEARFLNYKDLVNAIKYLLKVRFGKEKKDDIAHLGNRRVRPIGELLENQARIGIARMLKSFRDKVATINPEDPTIKAQDLVNSRYLVSSMFEFLKGGQLSQYLDNTNPLSSLTHRRRLSALGPGGLTRESAKFEIRDVHPSHYGRLCPIETPEGQNIGLVTSMTTYAQTNEYGFLVTPYRKVVNGVVTDQIEFLAAYEEENFVIAQSTPTDQKGKILGDRVIARYKNDIQIVKPSDVNYIDVSPRQIISVSASLIPFLEHDDANRALMGSNMQRQAVPLIFTQAPLIGTGMESRVAIDSGAVILAKRGGVVEEVDSNRIVIRVNPDEINEKDPLDMGIDVYKLLKFVKTNQNTSINQRPIVHKGQKVKKGDCIADGQSTFMGELALGKDLLVCFMPWRGYNFEDAIVISERLVKEDVLTSVHIEELKAEARETKIGDEEITRQVPGVSEKALAYLDEYGIVKIGTYVKPGDILVGKVTPIGETQLTPEQKLLQAIFGEKTRDVKDSSLRCPPGVEGVVVDVQVFTRKLSESKKNPLVEHVEQEEKNRIKKEKEFMLNLVIEKRNEIVKDLVIGKVINKPIKLAKKTYEEGTVIDEALFDNIANFVITKPENFFSDKKLIKKIEEIRDKAQAQRKVIDKIYEEKIENVGKQSDLPSGVITMVKVYIAQKRKIRVGDKMAGRHGNKGVISVVLPVEDMPFLPDGTPVDVVLNPLGVPSRMNVGQILETHLGMASKYIGKKIQEMIDEYFDREEITEYIASIYAIGDKNNENKNFIKNMLKSLSDEEFKNVVSFIAQNGIPMATPAFEGCSEEDLKTLLKEAGLPEDGKFVLYDGRTGESFDFRVTTGYMHMLKLIHMVEDKIHARSTGPYSLVTQQPLGGRAQFGGQRLGEMEVWALEAHGAAYTLQEMLTVKSDDIEGRNRAYESIVKGKYFYSPGIPESFKVLVRELKSLGLNVVCENGEAKSCDSVDLDKKEEER
- the rplA gene encoding 50S ribosomal protein L1 gives rise to the protein MRRGKKYIEASKIVMPGKTYTLPEAVDILKKMEDILKRKFDETVELAMKLGVDPKYADQMVRGSLVLPAGLGRELKVLVLAEGDAIKEAQNAGADYAGGEDIINKILKESWVDFDVVIATPEIMPKVGKLGKVLGPRGLMPNPKTGTVTPNVKAAVEEAKKGRVEFKVDKTGNIHMPIGKISFKPEDIMKNAYAAIDAVVRAKPPGAKGQYVKNIAISLTMSPSVELDIQTTLKQLQEAVA
- the rplL gene encoding 50S ribosomal protein L7/L12 produces the protein MATLTIDEIVDAISGMTVLEVAELVKKLEEKFGVSAAAMVAAAPAAGGAAAAPAAEEKTEFDVILQDAGANKLNVIKVVRELTGLGLKEAKDLVDGAPKPIKQGVSKEEAENIKKKLEEAGAKVEVK
- the rplK gene encoding 50S ribosomal protein L11, whose protein sequence is MAKKLTATVELMLPAGQATPAPPVGPALGQHGINIMEFVKQFNAASKDMEPGTVVPVVISIYADRSFTFIMKTPPTSFLLKKAAKVQKGSSDPKRQKVGKITLNQLKEIAQLKAKDMNTQDLDAVMRTIAGTARSMGIEIEGYKG
- the tuf gene encoding elongation factor Tu, with amino-acid sequence MAKEKFVREKEHINVGTIGHVDHGKSTLTSAITCVLAAGVLPGGKAKCYRYEEIDKAPEEKERGITINITHVEYETPKRHYAHVDCPGHADYIKNMITGAAQMDGAILVVSAADGPMPQTREHVLLARQVNVPYIVVFMNKCDMVDDPELLDLVELEVRDLLNKYEFPGDDVPIIRGSALGALEELDKGKPDKWCNAIVDLMKALDEYIPSPQREIDKPFLMPIEDVFTISGRGTVVTGRVERGVLKPGEEVEIVGLKEESLKTTATSIEMFRKILDEALPGDNVGVLLRGVGKDQVERGQVLAKPGSITPHKRFKAQVYVLSKEEGGRHTPFFLNYRPQFYIRTADVTGTVVKLPEGQEMVMPGDNVELEVELIHPVAMEEGLRFAIREGGRTVGAGVVTKIIE
- the rpmG gene encoding 50S ribosomal protein L33 — encoded protein: MREIITLACTECKRRNYSITKNRQKHPQRVEIRKHCPWCNKHVVHREVK
- the rplJ gene encoding 50S ribosomal protein L10, translated to MNKETLQKKIETVEGYKKKLAKSNFVLFFNFNGLPADVATSLRRELKSADSEMLVGRTTLFFRAFENTIMHDHREVFVGPTAVVFSYKDPAKTAKIVFDTCKSIDKDDPLRFIKAGMLGNKYLTPKDVEALANLPSMEVLVSKLMGVLQAPVVGFIMALKAVPQKLVLTLKAIETKNS